The following coding sequences lie in one Spinacia oleracea cultivar Varoflay chromosome 1, BTI_SOV_V1, whole genome shotgun sequence genomic window:
- the LOC110789260 gene encoding probable protein phosphatase 2C 72 isoform X1 has translation MANLCRLRWLLLICLEKHYLDVAAQDVQVHGYGCLEHALHIQAAIGNRRHPVGSVHSQQGAKGVNQDSAVLYQGYGIEDGAFCAVFDGHGSNGHIVSRVVRNQLPSLLLNQRKYMEWNEALVSAFKATDKEIKLLENADCSFSGSTAVVVVKQGEDLIIANLGDSRAILGTITENGVQAIQLTSDLKPDVPSEVDRIKKANGRVFAHESQPHIQRVWLPNEDVPGLAMTRAFGDFDMKSHGIIVTPEVTHRRLTPEDQFLLLACDGVWDVLSNEEVVSVVKSVKNKEAAGKAVVDEALAAWKRKFPSAKVDDCTAVCLFLQDREDSLLLPTT, from the exons ATGGCCAATTTGTGTAGATTGAGATGGTTGCTGTTGATATGCTTAGAGAAGCACTATTTGGATGTTGCAGCTCAAG ATGTTCAAGTACATGGATATGGGTGCCTTGAACATGCATTGCACATTCAAGCTGCAATTGGAAACAGACGGCATCCAGTTGGTTCTGTGCACTCTCAGCAGGGAGCCAAAGGTGTAAACCAAGATTCTGCTGTTCTCTACCAG GGATATGGAATAGAGGATGGGGCATTCTGTGCCGTTTTTGATGGGCATGGAAGCAATGGACACATAGTGAGCAGGGTAGTAAGGAACCAGTTGCCTTCATTACTACTGAACCAAAGGAAATATATGGAATGGAATGAGGCACTTGTTAGTGCCTTTAAAGCAACGGACAAGGAGATTAAGCTGCTTGAGAACGCGGACTGTTCTTTCAGTGGAAGTACTGCCGTGGTTGTTGTCAAACAG GGTGAAGACCTTATCATCGCCAATCTTGGAGATTCCCGAGCTATCCTCGGAACAATAACTGAAAATGGAGTCCAAGCTATTCAATTAACAAGTGATCTAAAGCCTGATGTACCTAGTGAAGTTGACCGGATTAAGAAAGCTAATGGTCGGGTGTTTGCTCATGAGAGTCAACCACACATCCAACGTGTGTGGTTGCCTAATGAGGATGTCCCAGGCCTTGCAATGACCCGTGCTTTTGGTGATTTTGATATGAAGAGCCACGGGATTATTGTCACGCCCGAGGTCACTCATCGTCGCTTAACCCCCGAAGACCAATTTCTTCTACTTGCTTGTGATGGG GTTTGGgatgttcttagcaatgaaGAAGTTGTGTCAGTTGTGAAATCAGTAAAGAACAAGGAGGCAGCTGGTAAAGCAGTAGTAGACGAAGCTCTTGCTGCATGGAAGCGTAAGTTTCCTTCAGCAAAAGTTGATGACTGCACTGCTGTCTGCCTGTTCTTGCAGGATAGAGAAGACAGTTTGTTGCTTCCTACGACTTGA
- the LOC110789260 gene encoding probable protein phosphatase 2C 72 isoform X3: protein MAIEVSFTIDVQVHGYGCLEHALHIQAAIGNRRHPVGSVHSQQGAKGVNQDSAVLYQGYGIEDGAFCAVFDGHGSNGHIVSRVVRNQLPSLLLNQRKYMEWNEALVSAFKATDKEIKLLENADCSFSGSTAVVVVKQGEDLIIANLGDSRAILGTITENGVQAIQLTSDLKPDVPSEVDRIKKANGRVFAHESQPHIQRVWLPNEDVPGLAMTRAFGDFDMKSHGIIVTPEVTHRRLTPEDQFLLLACDGVWDVLSNEEVVSVVKSVKNKEAAGKAVVDEALAAWKRKFPSAKVDDCTAVCLFLQDREDSLLLPTT from the exons ATGGCTATTGAAGTTTCTTTTACTATTG ATGTTCAAGTACATGGATATGGGTGCCTTGAACATGCATTGCACATTCAAGCTGCAATTGGAAACAGACGGCATCCAGTTGGTTCTGTGCACTCTCAGCAGGGAGCCAAAGGTGTAAACCAAGATTCTGCTGTTCTCTACCAG GGATATGGAATAGAGGATGGGGCATTCTGTGCCGTTTTTGATGGGCATGGAAGCAATGGACACATAGTGAGCAGGGTAGTAAGGAACCAGTTGCCTTCATTACTACTGAACCAAAGGAAATATATGGAATGGAATGAGGCACTTGTTAGTGCCTTTAAAGCAACGGACAAGGAGATTAAGCTGCTTGAGAACGCGGACTGTTCTTTCAGTGGAAGTACTGCCGTGGTTGTTGTCAAACAG GGTGAAGACCTTATCATCGCCAATCTTGGAGATTCCCGAGCTATCCTCGGAACAATAACTGAAAATGGAGTCCAAGCTATTCAATTAACAAGTGATCTAAAGCCTGATGTACCTAGTGAAGTTGACCGGATTAAGAAAGCTAATGGTCGGGTGTTTGCTCATGAGAGTCAACCACACATCCAACGTGTGTGGTTGCCTAATGAGGATGTCCCAGGCCTTGCAATGACCCGTGCTTTTGGTGATTTTGATATGAAGAGCCACGGGATTATTGTCACGCCCGAGGTCACTCATCGTCGCTTAACCCCCGAAGACCAATTTCTTCTACTTGCTTGTGATGGG GTTTGGgatgttcttagcaatgaaGAAGTTGTGTCAGTTGTGAAATCAGTAAAGAACAAGGAGGCAGCTGGTAAAGCAGTAGTAGACGAAGCTCTTGCTGCATGGAAGCGTAAGTTTCCTTCAGCAAAAGTTGATGACTGCACTGCTGTCTGCCTGTTCTTGCAGGATAGAGAAGACAGTTTGTTGCTTCCTACGACTTGA
- the LOC110789260 gene encoding probable protein phosphatase 2C 72 isoform X2: MGNCTSCVTSDVQVHGYGCLEHALHIQAAIGNRRHPVGSVHSQQGAKGVNQDSAVLYQGYGIEDGAFCAVFDGHGSNGHIVSRVVRNQLPSLLLNQRKYMEWNEALVSAFKATDKEIKLLENADCSFSGSTAVVVVKQGEDLIIANLGDSRAILGTITENGVQAIQLTSDLKPDVPSEVDRIKKANGRVFAHESQPHIQRVWLPNEDVPGLAMTRAFGDFDMKSHGIIVTPEVTHRRLTPEDQFLLLACDGVWDVLSNEEVVSVVKSVKNKEAAGKAVVDEALAAWKRKFPSAKVDDCTAVCLFLQDREDSLLLPTT, encoded by the exons ATGGGAAACTGCACGTCTTGTGTAACTTCAGATGTTCAAGTACATGGATATGGGTGCCTTGAACATGCATTGCACATTCAAGCTGCAATTGGAAACAGACGGCATCCAGTTGGTTCTGTGCACTCTCAGCAGGGAGCCAAAGGTGTAAACCAAGATTCTGCTGTTCTCTACCAG GGATATGGAATAGAGGATGGGGCATTCTGTGCCGTTTTTGATGGGCATGGAAGCAATGGACACATAGTGAGCAGGGTAGTAAGGAACCAGTTGCCTTCATTACTACTGAACCAAAGGAAATATATGGAATGGAATGAGGCACTTGTTAGTGCCTTTAAAGCAACGGACAAGGAGATTAAGCTGCTTGAGAACGCGGACTGTTCTTTCAGTGGAAGTACTGCCGTGGTTGTTGTCAAACAG GGTGAAGACCTTATCATCGCCAATCTTGGAGATTCCCGAGCTATCCTCGGAACAATAACTGAAAATGGAGTCCAAGCTATTCAATTAACAAGTGATCTAAAGCCTGATGTACCTAGTGAAGTTGACCGGATTAAGAAAGCTAATGGTCGGGTGTTTGCTCATGAGAGTCAACCACACATCCAACGTGTGTGGTTGCCTAATGAGGATGTCCCAGGCCTTGCAATGACCCGTGCTTTTGGTGATTTTGATATGAAGAGCCACGGGATTATTGTCACGCCCGAGGTCACTCATCGTCGCTTAACCCCCGAAGACCAATTTCTTCTACTTGCTTGTGATGGG GTTTGGgatgttcttagcaatgaaGAAGTTGTGTCAGTTGTGAAATCAGTAAAGAACAAGGAGGCAGCTGGTAAAGCAGTAGTAGACGAAGCTCTTGCTGCATGGAAGCGTAAGTTTCCTTCAGCAAAAGTTGATGACTGCACTGCTGTCTGCCTGTTCTTGCAGGATAGAGAAGACAGTTTGTTGCTTCCTACGACTTGA
- the LOC110789261 gene encoding uncharacterized protein, giving the protein MESILDTIEEEVSFGNSDDAEMMDIEEGEVVDGHVLGKTNDRNDKEVKMDSQGGSIQPAKKTRRKKKNKKKKKGPPASDGENIDSFVLDVCKRFRERKSYLVYAAVGVLGVFAIKELLKEVVAVQACGGQKTALGDRHRTGGGILWNILKARDPNAYKEIMKKGREFEKQFMRPRGQPPSASDSTTIKPVPSTLENDCEINTPIEEQSGQPSTGEKRIPVHDRIRVPVSYDDLSVQEPPNVQ; this is encoded by the exons ATGGAGAGCATATTAGATACTATTGAGGAAGAGGTGAGTTTTGGAAATAGTGATGATGCGGAGATGATGGATATTGAAGAAGGAGAAGTTGTGGATGGGCATGTTTTAGGCAAAACTAATGACAGAAATGACAAGGAAGTGAAGATGGATTCGCAAGGCGGAAGTATTCAACCAGCAAAGAAGAcgagaaggaagaagaagaataagaagaaaaagaaaggccCACCCGCATCAGATGGAGAAAACATTGACAG CTTTGTTTTGGATGTGTGTAAGcggtttagagagagaaagtcatATTTGGTGTATGCTGCTGTTGGTGTTCTGGGAGTATTCGCTATTAAGGAACTTCTTAAAGAG GTAGTAGCTGTCCAAGCTTGTGGAGGTCAGAAGACTGCTTTAGGTGATCGACATAGAACAGGGGGAGGCATACTGTGGAATATACTAAAGGCAAGAGACCCCAATGCCTATAAGGAGATAATGAAGAAAGGAAGGGAATTTGAG AAACAATTTATGCGACCAAGGGGCCAACCACCTAGTGCTTCAGATTCAACCACCATTAAACCGGTGCCTAGCACTTTAGAGAATGACTGTGAGATAAATACCccaattgaagaacaatcaggTCAGCCAAGCACCGGAGAGAAACGTATTCCTGTACATGATAGGATTAGGGTGCCTGTGTCGTATGATGATCTGTCTGTACAGGAACCACCAAACGTACAATGA